Genomic DNA from Niabella ginsenosidivorans:
GAAGGTGCATAACTTAATAAAGATTTAGCTTTTTCAATGCTAGCTTGCGAATGAGGAATATCGCCTGCCCGCTCCGGGCCGCGGATGACGGCTACCTGGCTGATGGCTGGATCATAGGCTGACAGGTATTCTTTTAAAAGCGCTACCAGTTGATTCAATGTGGTACGGTCGCCCACGGCAGTATTATATATGGTATTTACTGCTTCCGGGCTCTCAGTCAGCATGGCCCGTTCATTCATCTGGATCACATTGTCGATATAAGTGAAATCCCTTGAGTAATCGCCGGTACCATTGATCACCGGGCTTTCATGATTCATCAGTTTCTTTACAAAAAGCGGGATCACCGCGGCATAGGCCCCGTTAGGGTCCTGCCGGCGGCCAAATACATTAAAATAGCGCAGGCCAATGGTGGGCAGCCCATAGGTACGGCTGAAAATATCGGCATAAAGCTCGTTTACATACTTGGTTATGGCATAGGGAGAAAGCGGCTTCCCGATTTTGTCCTCTACCTTGGGGAGAGATGCCGAATCGCCATAGGTAGAAGAACTGGCGGCGTATACAAAACGCTGCACGCCCGCATCCCGGGCCGCTACCAGCATATTCAGGAACCCGGAAATATTGACCTCATTGGTAGTGATCGGGTCTTTGATGGAACGAGGTACGGAGCCCAGGGCGGCCTGGTGCAGCACATAATGACAGCCCTTTACCGCCTGCTGGCAGGTATCCGGGTTCCGGATATCACCTTCCAGCAATTCAAAATCGGGGTTGGTTAAAAAAGGCTCAATATTGAGACGGTGACCGGTGGAAAAATTATCCAATACCCGTACGGTATACCCCCTCTTATTTAAGAAATACTCGGTTAGATTAGAGCCAATAAATCCAGCGCCACCGGTGACTAAAATTTGTTTTTTACTCATACTTGTTCTGCCTTATTTATTGCTTAAATAGCTTTTTAATTCTTTGTTTCAAGGTTCTCTTTTTGAGACTATCACTAGCGTATCCATATCCATATCCGTATCCATACCCATACCCGTAAGAATTTTTAGGCTTAGCATCATTGAGCACGATCATGAGGTTATTGAGTTTTTTGTTGGTATAAATATCCTGCACAATATTCAACTGCTCTTTAAAGGTATAATTATAACGCACTACATAAGCGCTGATATCAGCAAAGGCGCCCAGGGTAAAGGCATCTGACACCTGGCCCACAGGAGGACAGTCTATAATAATATGATCATATTCCTGTTTAAGGCTGTTGATCAGTTCCCCGATCCGGTCGCTTAACAGCAATTCGGAAGGATTGGGAGGAATAGGTCCGGCACCGATGACATACATACCATTAAGCTCCTTTACCGGCTGCACCAGGTCTGCAGGTCTCAGATTTTTGTCAATTACGAAGTTCGAAATGCCCTTAGCAGCGGTGATATGCAAACCTTTTAATAATTTTGGTTTGCGGAGATCAAATTCCAGCAGCACTACTTTTTTACCGCTCAAAACTAAGCTAGCCCCCAGGTTGGTACAGAAAAAGGTCTTGCCCTCGCCGCTCATACTGGAAGTGGTCAGAATGACTTTATCCTCCTTACCTGATGTGGCAAATTTGAGATTGCTGCGGATCAGCCGGAACATTTCAGAAATCGGAGTGCGGGTGTTCTCTTTTACCACCAGTTCCTCATCGGACTGAGCATGCATAATTTCACCCAGTATGGGGATATTGGTACGGGAAAGAATATCTTTTTGTAAGCGAACTTTATCATTTAGTAAGTCTATTATATACATAATACCAAAGGGAATCAGTAGTCCAGCAACCAGGGCTCCCAAGTATACCAGCATTCTTTTAGGTGATACCGGTTTATCATCAGCAGCAGTATCATCAATAATCCGGGAATTGGATACCGTAGCAGCCAGGGAGATCAGTGATTCCTCTTTTTTCTGCAACAGATACTGGTAAATGGTTTGCTTGATGCCCTGTTCCCGCTGTATCTCCAGCAATTGCCGTTCCACCGCCGGAACGGTTTTGATCTTTGACTGGAACTGCCCATAATCCTGGTTGATCAGCCCCTGGGTCACATTCACCCCCTTTTGCAGGTTGCGGATATTCTCGGAAATGCTTTTGCGCACGGTATTGATGCTTTTGTCAATATTCTGCACCAGGATATTATCCGGCTCCACCGTGGCCAGGGTTTGCTGGCGTTTTAACTGCAGGTCGTTAAAACTCTGGATGAGTCCATTCAGAGTTGGGTCCTGGATGCCGAGGGAGGTAGGTACCAAGGTATGCTCATTGCCAGGCTTGCTGATATAGGTCTGCAGGGAGCTGAGTATATTGGCCTGCAGCTTGGCGTCTTCCAGTTTCTGGTAGAGCCCCTGGGTCTGGGTCATATAGGCGTTGATATCTGAAGTAACATCGGTGATTTGGTTCTTTTCTTTAAACTCCGATACTTTTTTTTCCACTCCGGAAAGTTCGCCCACGAGCGTACGCAACCGGTCATCGATAAAGGCTACCGTATTTCGTGAAACAATATTTTTATCATCAATGGCATCCTGGTTATACACCTCGATCAACTTGTTAATAATATCAATAGCCTTCTGTGAAACGGGATCTTTGACAGTGATAATAATGGTACTGGTTTGTTGATCACTTACATCGATAGACATATTTTTAGCATAATCTGCCGCATATTCCTTAATATTATTGAAGCGGAGTAGGATCTCGTCCCCAGAAAACCGGAACCGTGGATTAGGATTGATGCTAAAACTGCCAAAAAGTGTTTGTATTTTTTGCCCGAATCGGAAATATTGGGTCTTATTATCGATTTCTTGCGTTAATGTAAATCCTGTATGCTCTTTATTTACAGAAATAGTATAGTTTCCAACTCCTTTTTTTAAAAGTGAATCTTCATATAATGTATCGATCTGGATTATAAAAGGCCTATTTTCTCCATAAGCCTCAGAAGTACGTATATTCCCTTGAACCAGCTGGGTAGGTTGTAAACCTGGTAATTGCCGCATTGCTCTTTGCAACAGGCTTTTACTTTTTAAGACCCGTACTTCATTATCCACGCTCTTGGTAGTATTAAAAATATCCAGGTCCTGGAACATCTGCATGGCATCCGCAGCACCACCACCTCCTTTTTTATCATCTTTGACCAGCAACTCGGCACTTGTCTGGTATACCGGAGTCGTATAACGCAAATATAAAAAAGCCAGGATAAGGCAAATCAGTACCCCTAGTGCAAACCAGTACCAGTTGCGGGTATAACGGGTGAGCTCTGCCCGTAAATTTAATTCCTTCGGTTGTTCATTAGAGATAATCGATTCTTCGTTCATTATAAAGCTCAATTTAATGTTTATGGTTTGTTGCTCGTAATTACTTATTTATCGTTGTAACTACTTAAGTGCGATCTGAAGTTATATAAATTTAATTTCGAAGCAAGGCGGCC
This window encodes:
- a CDS encoding GumC family protein, whose product is MNEESIISNEQPKELNLRAELTRYTRNWYWFALGVLICLILAFLYLRYTTPVYQTSAELLVKDDKKGGGGAADAMQMFQDLDIFNTTKSVDNEVRVLKSKSLLQRAMRQLPGLQPTQLVQGNIRTSEAYGENRPFIIQIDTLYEDSLLKKGVGNYTISVNKEHTGFTLTQEIDNKTQYFRFGQKIQTLFGSFSINPNPRFRFSGDEILLRFNNIKEYAADYAKNMSIDVSDQQTSTIIITVKDPVSQKAIDIINKLIEVYNQDAIDDKNIVSRNTVAFIDDRLRTLVGELSGVEKKVSEFKEKNQITDVTSDINAYMTQTQGLYQKLEDAKLQANILSSLQTYISKPGNEHTLVPTSLGIQDPTLNGLIQSFNDLQLKRQQTLATVEPDNILVQNIDKSINTVRKSISENIRNLQKGVNVTQGLINQDYGQFQSKIKTVPAVERQLLEIQREQGIKQTIYQYLLQKKEESLISLAATVSNSRIIDDTAADDKPVSPKRMLVYLGALVAGLLIPFGIMYIIDLLNDKVRLQKDILSRTNIPILGEIMHAQSDEELVVKENTRTPISEMFRLIRSNLKFATSGKEDKVILTTSSMSGEGKTFFCTNLGASLVLSGKKVVLLEFDLRKPKLLKGLHITAAKGISNFVIDKNLRPADLVQPVKELNGMYVIGAGPIPPNPSELLLSDRIGELINSLKQEYDHIIIDCPPVGQVSDAFTLGAFADISAYVVRYNYTFKEQLNIVQDIYTNKKLNNLMIVLNDAKPKNSYGYGYGYGYGYGYASDSLKKRTLKQRIKKLFKQ
- a CDS encoding SDR family oxidoreductase, giving the protein MSKKQILVTGGAGFIGSNLTEYFLNKRGYTVRVLDNFSTGHRLNIEPFLTNPDFELLEGDIRNPDTCQQAVKGCHYVLHQAALGSVPRSIKDPITTNEVNISGFLNMLVAARDAGVQRFVYAASSSTYGDSASLPKVEDKIGKPLSPYAITKYVNELYADIFSRTYGLPTIGLRYFNVFGRRQDPNGAYAAVIPLFVKKLMNHESPVINGTGDYSRDFTYIDNVIQMNERAMLTESPEAVNTIYNTAVGDRTTLNQLVALLKEYLSAYDPAISQVAVIRGPERAGDIPHSQASIEKAKSLLSYAPSHHFADGLKLAVEWYWNNL